The proteins below are encoded in one region of Paenarthrobacter ilicis:
- a CDS encoding ABC-F family ATP-binding cassette domain-containing protein, with protein MAHLLGGENLTVSFATRTILDGVTLGLEDGDRIGMVGRNGDGKSTLMRLLASRSTTDSGRVTKRSDVTVGYLDQGDVLDGDLTVGAAIVGDRADHEWAANPKIREVMGGLVGDVDWHANVHALSGGQKRRVALAKLLIEDHDVIMLDEPTNHLDVEGVAWLARHLKTRWRANQGAFLVVTHDRWFLDEVCNYTWEVHDAMVDMFDGGYAAYVLARAERDRMAAVVENKRQQLVKKELAWLRRGAPARTAKPKFRIEAANDLIADVPDPRDSVALNKMATARLGKDVLDLENISLDFLDGEEGQKLFDNITLRLAPGERLGLVGVNGAGKSTLLKLLNGEIQPSSGKVKRGKTVVTAVLTQDVKELDDVSDLRVIEVIEREKRSFSVGGKEFTAGQLVEQLGFTKEKQWTPVSDLSGGERRRLQLLRLLVGEPNVLMLDEPTNDLDTDTLAAVEDVLDGWPGTLVVVSHDRYLLERVTDNQMALLGDGKLRGLPGGVDQYLELREAALASGALAGSGAPTAATGSASTSSSGASEAEKREARKDLNRIDRQLGKLSQQEEKLHTQMAAKSESGDFDGLGQLNAKLQELLEEKEGLELEWLEAAETIGE; from the coding sequence TTGGCCCACCTGCTTGGCGGCGAAAACCTTACGGTTTCGTTCGCGACCCGCACTATCCTCGACGGCGTCACCCTCGGTTTGGAGGATGGCGATCGCATTGGAATGGTGGGCCGCAACGGCGACGGCAAATCCACGCTGATGCGCCTGCTGGCGTCGCGCTCCACCACCGATTCGGGCCGCGTCACCAAACGGAGCGACGTGACCGTGGGCTACCTGGACCAAGGTGACGTTCTGGACGGTGACTTGACGGTGGGCGCCGCGATCGTCGGCGACCGCGCTGACCACGAATGGGCGGCCAACCCCAAAATCCGTGAAGTCATGGGCGGCCTGGTGGGTGACGTGGATTGGCACGCCAACGTGCACGCACTCTCCGGCGGACAAAAGCGCCGGGTGGCGTTGGCCAAGCTGCTGATCGAAGACCACGACGTCATCATGCTTGACGAACCCACCAACCACCTCGACGTCGAAGGTGTGGCATGGCTGGCCCGGCACCTGAAGACCCGCTGGCGCGCCAACCAGGGCGCGTTCCTTGTGGTCACCCACGATCGCTGGTTCCTGGACGAAGTCTGCAACTACACCTGGGAAGTCCACGACGCCATGGTGGACATGTTCGACGGCGGATACGCCGCCTACGTTTTGGCGCGCGCCGAACGCGACCGCATGGCCGCCGTCGTCGAAAACAAGCGCCAGCAGCTCGTCAAGAAAGAACTTGCCTGGCTGAGGCGCGGCGCCCCCGCCCGAACCGCCAAGCCGAAGTTCCGGATCGAAGCCGCCAACGACCTCATTGCCGACGTGCCTGATCCCCGCGACTCGGTGGCCCTGAACAAGATGGCCACCGCCCGTCTGGGCAAGGACGTGTTGGACCTGGAGAACATTTCCCTCGACTTCCTGGACGGAGAAGAGGGGCAGAAGCTCTTTGACAACATCACCTTGCGGCTGGCCCCGGGCGAACGGCTGGGGCTGGTGGGCGTCAACGGTGCCGGCAAATCCACCCTGCTGAAATTGCTTAACGGCGAAATCCAACCAAGCTCAGGCAAGGTCAAGCGCGGAAAGACCGTGGTCACCGCCGTATTGACCCAGGACGTCAAAGAACTGGACGATGTGTCCGATCTCCGCGTCATTGAGGTGATCGAGCGCGAGAAACGGTCCTTCAGTGTGGGCGGCAAGGAATTCACCGCCGGCCAACTGGTGGAGCAACTCGGGTTTACCAAAGAGAAGCAGTGGACCCCCGTTTCGGACCTTTCCGGCGGTGAGCGCCGGCGACTTCAACTTCTGCGCCTGCTGGTGGGGGAGCCCAACGTACTGATGCTCGACGAGCCCACCAACGACCTTGATACCGACACCCTTGCCGCCGTCGAGGACGTTCTGGATGGTTGGCCGGGAACGCTGGTGGTGGTCAGCCACGACCGTTACCTGCTGGAGCGTGTCACCGACAACCAGATGGCACTCCTGGGCGACGGGAAACTCCGTGGGCTTCCCGGCGGTGTGGACCAGTACCTGGAGCTGCGTGAGGCGGCCTTGGCTTCCGGTGCCCTGGCTGGGTCGGGTGCGCCAACGGCCGCCACCGGTTCTGCTTCCACTTCCTCTTCCGGTGCTTCGGAAGCCGAAAAGCGCGAAGCCCGCAAGGACCTGAACAGGATCGACAGGCAGCTGGGCAAACTCTCCCAGCAGGAAGAAAAGCTCCACACCCAGATGGCTGCCAAGTCCGAATCCGGAGACTTCGACGGCCTGGGCCAGCTCAATGCGAAGCTTCAGGAATTGCTGGAGGAGAAAGAGGGCCTGGAACTGGAGTGGTTGGAAGCCGCCGAGACGATCGGGGAGTAG
- the pth gene encoding aminoacyl-tRNA hydrolase, with protein sequence MTDTWLIVGLGNPGSEYSNNRHNVGQMVLDELASRVGGKFKAHKSRAQVVEGRMGIGGPRVVLAKPMTYMNVSGGPVGALCKFFDIAADHVIAVHDEIDIPFNTVKLKLGGGEGGHNGLRDISKALATKDYLRVRVGVGRPPGRMETADFVLRDFATAEKKELPFLVDEAADAVELLMSQGLLAAQQKHHPAKA encoded by the coding sequence ATGACTGATACCTGGCTGATTGTTGGCTTGGGCAACCCCGGCAGCGAGTACAGCAACAACCGTCATAACGTGGGCCAGATGGTATTGGATGAGCTCGCTTCCCGTGTGGGCGGGAAGTTCAAGGCCCATAAGTCGCGTGCCCAGGTAGTAGAGGGACGCATGGGCATTGGCGGACCCAGGGTGGTCCTGGCCAAGCCCATGACGTACATGAACGTCTCCGGCGGGCCCGTGGGAGCACTCTGCAAGTTTTTCGATATCGCCGCTGACCACGTGATCGCAGTGCATGACGAAATCGACATCCCTTTTAACACAGTTAAGCTAAAACTTGGTGGCGGCGAAGGTGGGCACAACGGACTGCGCGATATTTCCAAGGCCCTGGCCACCAAGGATTACTTGCGCGTGCGGGTAGGTGTGGGGCGGCCACCCGGACGGATGGAAACTGCCGACTTTGTCCTCCGGGACTTCGCCACAGCCGAGAAAAAAGAGCTCCCATTCCTTGTGGACGAAGCCGCCGACGCGGTGGAATTGCTCATGAGCCAAGGCCTGCTTGCAGCGCAGCAGAAACACCACCCGGCGAAGGCTTGA
- the glmU gene encoding bifunctional UDP-N-acetylglucosamine diphosphorylase/glucosamine-1-phosphate N-acetyltransferase GlmU yields the protein MSPETTGPAAVIVLAAGAGTRMKSRTPKILHEIGGRSMVGHALLAARSINPATLALVVRHERDRVAEHVTALDPEALIVDQDDVPGTGRAVQVALTALDAAAELSGTVVVTYGDVPLLTGELLGELVTTHEAEGNAVTVLTAVLDDASGYGRILRAGDGTVTGIREHKDASETERAIREVNSGIYAFDAAVLRAALGSVTTDNAQGEMYLTDVLGLARDAGGRVAAVVTEDRWQVEGANDRIQLSALGAEHNRRIIESWMRAGVTVVDPATTWIDSTVSLDEDVRLLPNTQLHGSTTVGRDAVVGPDTTLTDVKVGEGAKVTRTHGSGSTIGTKATVGPFTYLRPGTVLGETGKIGAFYETKNVTIGRGSKLSHLGYAGDAEIGEDTNIGCGNITANYDGEKKHRTVIGSGVRTGSNTVFVAPVTVGDGAYSGAGAVIRKDVPAGALALSLASQRNAEDWVINNRPGTASAELAQAAQEANLTSTSSQSPATTEEGN from the coding sequence GTGAGCCCCGAAACCACCGGTCCCGCAGCGGTCATAGTCCTGGCAGCAGGCGCCGGCACGCGCATGAAGTCGCGGACTCCGAAAATTCTCCACGAAATTGGCGGCCGCTCCATGGTGGGCCACGCGCTGCTGGCAGCGCGCTCCATCAACCCCGCCACCTTGGCCCTGGTTGTCCGCCACGAGCGTGACCGCGTGGCAGAGCATGTCACCGCGCTGGATCCCGAAGCCCTCATTGTGGACCAGGACGATGTTCCCGGCACTGGCCGGGCTGTCCAGGTAGCGCTGACCGCACTGGATGCTGCCGCGGAGCTTTCAGGCACCGTGGTGGTCACTTATGGCGACGTTCCGCTGTTGACGGGCGAGCTCCTGGGCGAACTGGTCACCACCCACGAAGCCGAAGGCAACGCCGTGACTGTTCTCACTGCCGTCCTTGACGATGCCTCCGGCTATGGACGTATTCTCCGTGCCGGCGATGGAACGGTGACCGGCATCCGGGAGCACAAGGACGCCAGCGAAACCGAGCGCGCCATCCGTGAAGTTAATTCCGGTATCTACGCGTTCGATGCCGCGGTCCTCCGCGCCGCACTTGGAAGCGTCACCACGGACAACGCCCAGGGCGAGATGTACCTGACGGATGTCCTTGGCCTGGCGCGCGACGCCGGGGGGCGCGTTGCCGCCGTCGTCACTGAAGACCGCTGGCAGGTTGAAGGCGCCAACGACCGTATCCAGCTGTCCGCACTGGGCGCCGAGCACAACCGCCGGATCATCGAGTCCTGGATGCGTGCCGGCGTGACCGTGGTTGATCCCGCCACCACCTGGATCGATTCGACCGTGTCCCTGGATGAGGACGTCCGCCTCCTGCCCAACACCCAGCTCCACGGTTCAACGACGGTGGGCCGCGACGCCGTCGTGGGTCCGGACACCACCTTGACCGACGTCAAGGTCGGTGAGGGCGCCAAGGTGACCCGCACCCACGGTTCGGGTTCCACCATCGGGACCAAGGCAACCGTGGGCCCGTTCACGTACCTCCGTCCAGGCACGGTTTTGGGCGAGACGGGCAAGATCGGTGCCTTCTACGAGACCAAGAACGTGACAATCGGCCGCGGTTCCAAGTTGTCCCACCTTGGTTACGCAGGCGACGCCGAGATCGGTGAAGACACCAACATCGGTTGCGGCAACATCACCGCGAATTACGACGGCGAGAAAAAGCACCGCACCGTGATCGGCTCGGGCGTGCGCACCGGTTCCAACACTGTCTTCGTGGCACCTGTCACTGTGGGCGACGGCGCCTACAGCGGCGCCGGCGCAGTGATCCGCAAGGACGTTCCCGCAGGTGCGCTGGCCCTTAGCCTGGCATCGCAGCGCAACGCAGAAGACTGGGTGATCAACAACCGGCCGGGCACAGCGTCCGCCGAGTTGGCCCAGGCCGCTCAGGAAGCCAACCTGACCTCCACATCCTCACAATCCCCGGCAACCACAGAAGAGGGCAACTAG
- a CDS encoding ribose-phosphate diphosphokinase translates to MSEITAHGEKKLILAAGRAHPELAQEIAKELETELLPIDAYDFANGEIYVRSAESVRGTDAFVIQAHPAPLNNWLMEQLIMIDSLKRASAKRITVVSPFYPYSRQDKKGRGREPISARLVADLYKTAGADRIMSVDLHTSQIQGFFDGPVDQLMAIPLLADYIRTKVEADNITVVSPDTGRVRVAEQWAERLGGAPLAFVHKSRDLTVPNQAVSKTVVGQVEGRTCVLIDDMIDTGGTISGAVQVLKNAGAKDVIIACTHAVFSDPAAQRLADSGAREVVVTNTLPIPAEKRFPSLTVLSIAPLIARAIREVFDDGSVTSLFDGKA, encoded by the coding sequence ATGAGCGAAATTACCGCACACGGCGAGAAGAAACTGATTCTCGCCGCCGGAAGGGCGCATCCGGAGCTGGCGCAGGAAATCGCGAAGGAGCTGGAGACCGAACTCCTGCCCATCGACGCCTACGACTTCGCCAATGGGGAAATCTACGTCCGTTCGGCCGAGAGCGTCCGGGGCACTGATGCCTTTGTGATTCAGGCACACCCGGCGCCCCTGAACAACTGGCTCATGGAGCAGTTGATCATGATCGATTCCCTCAAGCGCGCCTCTGCCAAGAGGATCACGGTTGTTTCCCCCTTCTACCCGTACTCCCGCCAGGACAAGAAGGGCCGCGGCCGCGAGCCGATTTCCGCCCGCCTGGTTGCGGATCTCTACAAGACCGCCGGTGCAGACCGCATCATGTCTGTTGACCTGCACACCTCGCAGATCCAGGGCTTCTTTGACGGTCCCGTTGACCAGCTGATGGCCATCCCGTTGCTGGCTGACTACATCCGCACCAAGGTTGAGGCCGACAACATCACCGTTGTTTCGCCGGACACCGGCCGCGTCCGTGTTGCAGAGCAGTGGGCCGAACGTCTTGGTGGCGCTCCGCTGGCATTCGTCCACAAGAGCCGCGACCTGACAGTTCCCAACCAGGCCGTCTCCAAGACCGTTGTTGGCCAGGTTGAAGGACGCACCTGTGTGCTGATCGACGACATGATCGACACCGGTGGAACCATCTCCGGCGCTGTCCAGGTGTTGAAGAACGCCGGCGCAAAGGACGTCATCATCGCCTGCACCCACGCAGTGTTCTCGGATCCCGCCGCGCAGCGCCTGGCAGATTCAGGTGCCCGCGAAGTGGTGGTCACCAACACGCTGCCGATCCCGGCTGAGAAGCGCTTCCCGTCACTGACAGTGTTGTCGATCGCGCCGCTGATCGCGCGCGCCATCCGTGAAGTGTTCGACGACGGTTCGGTCACCAGCCTGTTCGACGGCAAGGCCTGA
- a CDS encoding 4-(cytidine 5'-diphospho)-2-C-methyl-D-erythritol kinase, translated as MTPGIRKPGGLSFIGGRFHPRSVRVKAPGKVNVSLSVGPLRSDGYHSVASVYLAVSLYEEVTATSTENDGITVSISPDSTLDLDGVDIPLDERNLAYKAAAIMAEVSEKSTGVHLEITKRVPVAGGMGGGSADAAATLLACDALWDSGLSREELAHLAAELGADVPFSLLGGTAVGLGVGDKLSPALAKAQTDWVLVFADYGLSTPDVFRTLDGLRDSEGAQIAEPVDVDPAILQALRNGDPETLSRVLINDLQRASITLAPQLRDTIGLGEARGALAGMVSGSGPTVALLARDSVAASVLAEELSHRGHTALAVHGPVPGARIISDTLL; from the coding sequence TAAGGCTCCCGGCAAAGTGAACGTCTCCCTCAGCGTGGGACCCCTGCGGTCCGATGGCTACCATTCCGTGGCCAGCGTCTACCTGGCGGTGTCCTTGTATGAGGAAGTGACGGCCACCAGCACCGAAAACGATGGAATCACCGTCAGCATCAGCCCTGACAGCACGCTGGACCTCGACGGCGTCGACATCCCTTTGGATGAACGGAACCTGGCCTACAAAGCTGCCGCCATCATGGCGGAAGTGTCCGAGAAGTCGACGGGCGTGCACCTTGAGATCACCAAGAGGGTGCCCGTTGCCGGCGGGATGGGCGGCGGCTCCGCTGATGCCGCAGCCACCCTGCTTGCCTGTGATGCCCTCTGGGACAGTGGGCTGTCCCGCGAGGAATTGGCCCATCTGGCCGCCGAGCTGGGCGCCGACGTACCGTTTTCGCTCTTGGGCGGAACGGCAGTAGGACTGGGTGTCGGAGACAAACTATCGCCGGCATTGGCCAAAGCGCAGACGGACTGGGTCCTGGTGTTCGCCGATTACGGGCTTTCGACGCCGGACGTCTTCAGGACCCTGGACGGTCTCCGCGACTCCGAAGGTGCACAGATCGCCGAGCCGGTGGACGTTGACCCCGCCATCTTGCAGGCGTTGCGCAACGGTGATCCCGAAACCCTCAGCCGTGTACTGATCAATGACCTCCAGCGCGCCTCCATCACCTTGGCGCCGCAGCTCCGCGACACCATCGGGCTGGGTGAAGCCCGTGGCGCCCTGGCCGGCATGGTGTCCGGATCCGGGCCCACGGTGGCCCTGCTTGCCCGGGATTCCGTGGCAGCAAGCGTCCTTGCCGAGGAGCTCAGCCACCGGGGTCACACCGCTTTGGCTGTCCACGGCCCCGTGCCCGGCGCCCGGATCATCTCCGATACCCTCCTGTAG
- a CDS encoding TetR/AcrR family transcriptional regulator: MTGQQRKSQLIGIGRAIFAARGLDGTTIEEIAATAGVSKPVIYEHFGSKEGLYRQVVETEFRILLDSITQALSADAKPRVLVERAALALLGYIEDRTDGFRILMRDSPPSQPEGAFSTLLSHVTARVEHLLSDEFARRGLSAADGAMYAQMLVGMVAMTGQWWLDSRQPDKRVVAAHLVNLAWNGLTGLKKEPELRTDS, translated from the coding sequence ATGACGGGACAGCAACGTAAGTCACAACTGATCGGCATCGGCAGGGCCATCTTCGCAGCCCGTGGACTGGATGGCACCACCATTGAGGAAATCGCCGCGACGGCCGGGGTTTCCAAACCCGTGATCTACGAACACTTCGGTTCCAAAGAGGGCCTCTACCGCCAAGTGGTGGAAACCGAATTCAGGATCCTGCTGGATTCCATCACCCAGGCTCTGAGTGCCGATGCCAAGCCCCGTGTCCTGGTGGAGCGCGCTGCCCTGGCACTCCTGGGTTACATCGAAGACAGGACGGACGGCTTCCGCATCCTCATGCGGGACTCCCCGCCGTCCCAGCCGGAAGGTGCCTTTTCCACGCTGCTCTCCCACGTCACGGCGCGGGTTGAGCATCTGTTGTCCGATGAGTTTGCCCGCCGCGGACTCAGTGCCGCTGACGGCGCCATGTATGCGCAGATGCTGGTGGGCATGGTGGCCATGACGGGCCAGTGGTGGTTGGACAGCCGCCAGCCGGACAAACGCGTGGTGGCGGCACACTTGGTGAATCTGGCGTGGAACGGTTTGACGGGCCTGAAGAAGGAACCCGAGCTGCGCACCGACAGCTAA
- a CDS encoding 50S ribosomal protein L25/general stress protein Ctc, whose translation MSEQKLTAELRTEFGKGFARRARMAGQIPAVIYGHGAEPLHINLPGKATTLAVRVSNALLAIDVDGEQHLTLVKDIQRDPVKQIIEHVDLQTVRAGEKITVDVAIHVTGEVAPGAVSALEATTVSLEVEATHVPTSVEVDIEGRKAGENVLASDLVLPKGSALLTDAETLVVRVAEEAAAEEEESSEEAAAE comes from the coding sequence ATGTCTGAGCAGAAGCTCACCGCAGAACTGCGCACCGAATTCGGCAAGGGTTTCGCCCGCCGTGCACGTATGGCCGGCCAGATCCCGGCTGTCATCTACGGCCACGGCGCCGAGCCCCTCCACATCAACCTGCCGGGTAAGGCCACCACGCTGGCCGTCCGCGTTTCCAACGCCCTCCTGGCAATCGACGTCGACGGCGAGCAGCACCTCACGCTCGTCAAGGACATCCAGCGCGATCCCGTAAAGCAGATCATCGAGCACGTTGACCTCCAGACGGTCCGCGCCGGCGAGAAGATCACCGTTGACGTTGCCATCCACGTGACCGGTGAAGTTGCTCCGGGTGCCGTTTCCGCGCTTGAGGCCACCACGGTGTCCCTCGAAGTTGAAGCCACGCACGTTCCCACCTCGGTGGAGGTCGACATCGAAGGCCGCAAGGCCGGCGAGAACGTTCTGGCTTCCGACCTGGTTCTGCCCAAGGGTTCCGCTCTGCTGACCGACGCCGAGACCCTGGTTGTCCGCGTTGCTGAAGAAGCAGCTGCAGAAGAGGAAGAGTCCTCCGAAGAAGCTGCTGCAGAGTAG